From a region of the Salvelinus alpinus chromosome 2, SLU_Salpinus.1, whole genome shotgun sequence genome:
- the tmf1 gene encoding TATA element modulatory factor isoform X2, producing MSWFSSTQLSSFAKQALTTAQKSIDRVLDIKEDEWGDTVVMPYDDLPGKTPLSGGWGMTQWDSTPEECTTTLPPSSEAITTPVTRMVVDETENFFSAFLPSGELQGVMDTQVVSVPPTKSHRRPQEKDEEDKDTVVKDDVDPHKTGLTETNRLEDQEATENQAVLIESSSLWSSSEIVLVQTPDPPVLAQGDSPDDTDSPLISESWIESTVDDTTAVSEDAQTERPFTPSETQPDYDDHISEPTVNTELEPPFNPSPPTPPREILLEAKDPKAGDRQSDTPSPKSEDRQSNTPSPPVSAFSSGTSTTSDIEVLDHESVQSESSASSRQEIAEAKAGLHLMQGSFQLLSASACGDFPRLEDYPKLTESCGSSSDAFERIDSFSMQSLDSRSVSEVNSDDEIPGSRTLASVTAGPTPSPPVRVATTAQEREEEEEEEQQQEEEEDEEGLTETMKDQSLDENEMEESGRSATPVNSEQPEDLIEQESEADVTLSGPTPGHEEQLPPPITEEKRGVSTCQILELQKVIDELSSRLEKRELQLLSVSKDKARLEEECDNLKDEVIGLKEESSSVQSLKEEFTQRIADTERKAQLACKERDIAKKIKGMREELSTRLNSNETMEIIREKEEQIRELLEEGEKLSKQQLQHSNIIKKLRVKEKESETKITKQNKKLKEQEEELKHLQQVLDEKEEVEEQHRDNIKKLNVVVERQEKDIVKLQSDSEELLENNRSLQAALDNSYKELAALHKAKASHASEAQEAALSRETQAKEELALVLVKAQEEARMQQDALVNQVADLRLALQRAEQQQARKEDYLREEISDLQQRLQGAETRNQELSQSVTSATRPLLRQIENLQASLGGQTASWEKLEKSISDRLVEAQAQLAVAVEKERAATEELMAIKAQLASLESQNSLLRQEKGRLHGQLDAEKTRREKLEDDSSREHVELENLRGEHTRTQEEAKKEKLLLTNQLEMEKMKVEQEKKKCYLAQEALKEKVDLFINERKILVHSVGEPPASSTPSLSRSSSISGVDHAGLHSSFSQEDSLGHSLGTMTMSMSGTNLYEAARLSGGSSIIENLQSQLKLREGEIAQLQLEIASLERTRSSMAEEMVRLTNQNEEMEDSVKEIPTLKVQLQELEQRHNTILQMYGEKAEEAEELRLDLEDVKNMFKTQIDELLKNQK from the exons ATGAGTTGGTTCAGTTCTACCCAACTGTCAAGCTTTGCCAAACAAGCTTTGACAACAGCTCAGAAGTCCATCGACCGAGTACTGGACATTAAAGAAGACGAATGGGGTGACACAGTGGTAATGCCTTATGACG ATCTACCAGGGAAGACTCCATTGAGTGGTGGATGGGGGATGACACAATGGGACTCTACCCCGGAGGAATGCACCACAACTCTCCCCCCATCATCTGAGGCCATCACGACCCCTGTCACCCGCATGGTTGTGGATGAAACAGAGAACTTCTTCAGTGCTTTTCTGCCCTCAGGAGAGCTCCAGGGTGTTATGGACACCCAGGTTGTCTCTGTGCCGCCCACCAAGTCCCACAGGCGGCCACaggagaaggatgaggaggaCAAGGATACTGTGGTTAAGGATGACGTGGACCCTCACAAGACAGGCCTGACAGAGACCAACAGACTGGAAGACCAGGAAGCTACTGAGAACCAGGCTGTCCTGATTGAGTCCTCAAGTCTATGGTCTTCCTCTGAAATCGTTCTCGTTCAGACACCAGACCCTCCAGTCCTGGCTCAGGGTGATTCTCCTGATGACACTGACAGTCCACTAATCAGTGAGAGCTGGATAGAATCAACTGTGGATGATACAACTGCTGTTTCTGAGGATGCACAAACCGAACGACCATTTACTCCCTCAGAAACCCAACCTGATTATGATGATCACATCTCTGAACCCACCGTCAACACTGAACTGGAGCCCCCCTTCAATCCATCTCCTCCCACACCCCCTAGGGAAATCTTATTGGAGGCCAAAGACCCCAAAGCGGGGGACAGGCAGAGTGACACACCCTCCCCTAAATCGGAGGACAGACAGAGCAacaccccctcccctcctgtcAGCGCCTTCTCCTCAGGCACCTCCACCACCAGTGATATTGAGGTTTTGGACCATGAGAGTGTACAGAGTGAGAGTTCAGCCAGTTCCAGGCAGGAGATAGCAGAGGCCAAAGCAGGCCTCCACCTGATGCAGGGCTCCttccagcttctctcagcctcTGCCTGTGGGGACTTCCCCCGCTTGGAGGACTACCCCAAGCTGACCGAGAGCTGTGGATCCTCCTCAGATGCCTTTGAACGCATCGACTCGTTCAGCATGCAGTCCCTGGACAGCCGCAGTGTCAGCGAAGTCAACTCTGATGATGAGATCCCAGGGAGCCGGACGCTGGCATCTGTCACCGCAGGGCCCACGCCTTCGCCGCCTGTCAGAGTGGCAACCACTGCACAGGAacgggaagaagaagaggaggaggagcagcagcaggaggaggaagaagacgaGGAGGGGCTAACAGAAACAATGAAGGATCAGTCTCTGGATGAGAATGAGATGGAGGAGAGTGGTCGCAGTGCCACGCCTGTTAACAGCGAGCAGCCTGAGGACCTAATAGAACAGGAATCAGAGGCGGACGTCACGCTGTCAGGTCCCACCCCTGGCCATGAGGAACAGTTACCCCCACCAATAACGGAAGAGAAAAGAGGGGTGTCAACATGTCAGATTCTGGAGCTTCAAAAG GTAATTGATGAGCTGTCAAGCCGCCTTGAGAAGAGGGAGTTACAGCTGCTGTCAGTCAGCAAAGACAAGGCCAGGCTGGAGGAGGAGTGTGACAACCTTAAAGA TGAGGTGATAGGTCTTAAGGAGGAGAGTTCCAGTGTGCAGTCTCTGAAGGAGGAGTTCACTCAGCGCATCGCAGACACAGAGAGGAAAGCCCAGCTAGCGTGCAAGGAGAGGGATATTGCCAAGAAG ATAAAGGGGATGAGGGAAGAGCTGTCCACCAGACTGAACTCCAACGAGACTATGGAGATCATCAGAGAGAAGGAGGAGCAGATCCGCGAACTGCTGGAGGAGGGTGAGAAGCTGTCCAAGCAGCAGCTGCAGCACTCCAACATCATCAAGAAGCTGCGTGTgaaggagaaggagagcgagaccAAAATCACCAAACAGAACAAGAAGCTGAAAGAGCAGGAGGAAGAGCTCAAACACCTACAGCAG GTTCTGGATGagaaggaggaagtggaggagcaGCACAGGGACAACATTAAGAAGCTGAACGTGGTGGTGGAGCGCCAGGAGAAGGACATTGTCAAACTCCAGAGTGACTCAGAGGAGCTCTTGGAAAACAACAGGAGCCTGCAGGCTGCCCTCGACAACTCCTACAA GGAACTGGCTGCACTGCACAAAGCCAAGGCTAGCCATGCCAGCGAGGCCCAGGAGGCTGCTCTGAGCAGGGAGACCCAGGCCAAGGAGGAGCTGGCTCTGGTCCTGGTGAAGGCCCAGGAGGAGGCCCGCATGCAGCAGGATGCTCTGGTCAACCAGGTGGCTGATCTGCGGCTGGCTCTGCAGAGGGCTGAACAGCAGCAGGCCAGGAAAGAAGACTACCTGAGGGAGGAGATCAGTGACCTGCAGCAG AGACTGCAGGGGGCGGAGACCAGGAACCAGGAGCTGAGTCAGAGTGTTACCTCTGCAACGAGGCCGCTGCTCAGACAGATCGAGAACCTGCAGGCCTCGCTGGGGGGCCAGACAGCATCATGGGAGAAACTGGAGAAGAGCATCTCAGATCGACTAG TGGAAGCACAGGCCCAGCTGGCTGTTGCCGTGGAAAAGGAGCGTGCAGCAACTGAGGAGCTGATGGCCATTAAGGCCCAGCTGGCCTCACTGGAGTCCCAGAATTCCCTGCTTCGACAAGAGAAAGGGCGTCTCCACGGTCAGCTGGACGCAGAGAAGACCAGGCGGGAGAAACTGGAGGATGACAGCAGCAG GGAGCATGTGGAGCTGGAGAATCTGAGGGGAGAGCACACTCGAACACAGGAGGAGGCCAAGAAGGAGAAG ctcctcctgACCAATCAGCTGGAGATGGAGAAAATGAAGGTGGAGCAAGAGAAGAAGAAATGCTACCTAGCACAAGAGGCCCTGAAGGAAAAGGTAGATCTATTTATCAAT GAGCGGAAGATATTGGTTCACTCTGTGGGCGAGCCCCCAGCCTCATCCACCCCCTCCCTGTCCCGTTCCAGCTCCATCAGCGGGGTAGACCATGCCGGCCTGCACTCCTCCTTCTCCCAG GAGGACTCTCTGGGTCACTCGTTGGGGACGATGACGATGTCTATGAGTGGGACCAACCTGTATGAGGCGGCTCGGCTCAGTGGAGGCTCCAGCATCATAGAGAACCTGCAATCCCAGCTCAAACTCCGAGAGGGAGAGATAGCACAGCTACAG CTGGAGATCGCTAGTCTGGAGAGGACTCGCTCGTCCATGGCGGAGGAGATGGTCAGATTGACCAATCAGAATGAGGAGATGGAGGACAGTGTGAAGGAGATCCCCACACTGAAAGTACAACTTCAG GAGCTGGAGCAGAGACACAACACCATCCTCCAGATGTATGGAGAGAAGGCTGAGGAGGCAGAGGAGCTGAGACTCGACCTGGAGGACGTCAAGAACATGTTCAAAACCCAGATTGACGAACTGCTCAAGAACCAGAAGTAG
- the tmf1 gene encoding TATA element modulatory factor isoform X3 — protein sequence MSWFSSTQLSSFAKQALTTAQKSIDRVLDIKEDEWGDTVVMPYDDLPGKTPLSGGWGMTQWDSTPEECTTTLPPSSEAITTPVTRMVVDETENFFSAFLPSGELQGVMDTQVVSVPPTKSHRRPQEKDEEDKDTVVKDDVDPHKTGLTETNRLEDQEATENQAVLIESSSLWSSSEIVLVQTPDPPVLAQGDSPDDTDSPLISESWIESTVDDTTAVSEDAQTERPFTPSETQPDYDDHISEPTVNTELEPPFNPSPPTPPREILLEAKDPKAGDRQSDTPSPKSEDRQSNTPSPPVSAFSSGTSTTSDIEVLDHESVQSESSASSRQEIAEAKAGLHLMQGSFQLLSASACGDFPRLEDYPKLTESCGSSSDAFERIDSFSMQSLDSRSVSEVNSDDEIPGSRTLASVTAGPTPSPPVRVATTAQEREEEEEEEQQQEEEEDEEGLTETMKDQSLDENEMEESGRSATPVNSEQPEDLIEQESEADVTLSGPTPGHEEQLPPPITEEKRGVSTCQILELQKVIDELSSRLEKRELQLLSVSKDKARLEEECDNLKDEVIGLKEESSSVQSLKEEFTQRIADTERKAQLACKERDIAKKEIKGMREELSTRLNSNETMEIIREKEEQIRELLEEGEKLSKQQLQHSNIIKKLRVKEKESETKITKQNKKLKEQEEELKHLQQVLDEKEEVEEQHRDNIKKLNVVVERQEKDIVKLQSDSEELLENNRSLQAALDNSYKELAALHKAKASHASEAQEAALSRETQAKEELALVLVKAQEEARMQQDALVNQVADLRLALQRAEQQQARKEDYLREEISDLQQRLQGAETRNQELSQSVTSATRPLLRQIENLQASLGGQTASWEKLEKSISDRLVEAQAQLAVAVEKERAATEELMAIKAQLASLESQNSLLRQEKGRLHGQLDAEKTRREKLEDDSSREHVELENLRGEHTRTQEEAKKEKLLLTNQLEMEKMKVEQEKKKCYLAQEALKEKERKILVHSVGEPPASSTPSLSRSSSISGVDHAGLHSSFSQEDSLGHSLGTMTMSMSGTNLYEAARLSGGSSIIENLQSQLKLREGEIAQLQLEIASLERTRSSMAEEMVRLTNQNEEMEDSVKEIPTLKVQLQELEQRHNTILQMYGEKAEEAEELRLDLEDVKNMFKTQIDELLKNQK from the exons ATGAGTTGGTTCAGTTCTACCCAACTGTCAAGCTTTGCCAAACAAGCTTTGACAACAGCTCAGAAGTCCATCGACCGAGTACTGGACATTAAAGAAGACGAATGGGGTGACACAGTGGTAATGCCTTATGACG ATCTACCAGGGAAGACTCCATTGAGTGGTGGATGGGGGATGACACAATGGGACTCTACCCCGGAGGAATGCACCACAACTCTCCCCCCATCATCTGAGGCCATCACGACCCCTGTCACCCGCATGGTTGTGGATGAAACAGAGAACTTCTTCAGTGCTTTTCTGCCCTCAGGAGAGCTCCAGGGTGTTATGGACACCCAGGTTGTCTCTGTGCCGCCCACCAAGTCCCACAGGCGGCCACaggagaaggatgaggaggaCAAGGATACTGTGGTTAAGGATGACGTGGACCCTCACAAGACAGGCCTGACAGAGACCAACAGACTGGAAGACCAGGAAGCTACTGAGAACCAGGCTGTCCTGATTGAGTCCTCAAGTCTATGGTCTTCCTCTGAAATCGTTCTCGTTCAGACACCAGACCCTCCAGTCCTGGCTCAGGGTGATTCTCCTGATGACACTGACAGTCCACTAATCAGTGAGAGCTGGATAGAATCAACTGTGGATGATACAACTGCTGTTTCTGAGGATGCACAAACCGAACGACCATTTACTCCCTCAGAAACCCAACCTGATTATGATGATCACATCTCTGAACCCACCGTCAACACTGAACTGGAGCCCCCCTTCAATCCATCTCCTCCCACACCCCCTAGGGAAATCTTATTGGAGGCCAAAGACCCCAAAGCGGGGGACAGGCAGAGTGACACACCCTCCCCTAAATCGGAGGACAGACAGAGCAacaccccctcccctcctgtcAGCGCCTTCTCCTCAGGCACCTCCACCACCAGTGATATTGAGGTTTTGGACCATGAGAGTGTACAGAGTGAGAGTTCAGCCAGTTCCAGGCAGGAGATAGCAGAGGCCAAAGCAGGCCTCCACCTGATGCAGGGCTCCttccagcttctctcagcctcTGCCTGTGGGGACTTCCCCCGCTTGGAGGACTACCCCAAGCTGACCGAGAGCTGTGGATCCTCCTCAGATGCCTTTGAACGCATCGACTCGTTCAGCATGCAGTCCCTGGACAGCCGCAGTGTCAGCGAAGTCAACTCTGATGATGAGATCCCAGGGAGCCGGACGCTGGCATCTGTCACCGCAGGGCCCACGCCTTCGCCGCCTGTCAGAGTGGCAACCACTGCACAGGAacgggaagaagaagaggaggaggagcagcagcaggaggaggaagaagacgaGGAGGGGCTAACAGAAACAATGAAGGATCAGTCTCTGGATGAGAATGAGATGGAGGAGAGTGGTCGCAGTGCCACGCCTGTTAACAGCGAGCAGCCTGAGGACCTAATAGAACAGGAATCAGAGGCGGACGTCACGCTGTCAGGTCCCACCCCTGGCCATGAGGAACAGTTACCCCCACCAATAACGGAAGAGAAAAGAGGGGTGTCAACATGTCAGATTCTGGAGCTTCAAAAG GTAATTGATGAGCTGTCAAGCCGCCTTGAGAAGAGGGAGTTACAGCTGCTGTCAGTCAGCAAAGACAAGGCCAGGCTGGAGGAGGAGTGTGACAACCTTAAAGA TGAGGTGATAGGTCTTAAGGAGGAGAGTTCCAGTGTGCAGTCTCTGAAGGAGGAGTTCACTCAGCGCATCGCAGACACAGAGAGGAAAGCCCAGCTAGCGTGCAAGGAGAGGGATATTGCCAAGAAG GAGATAAAGGGGATGAGGGAAGAGCTGTCCACCAGACTGAACTCCAACGAGACTATGGAGATCATCAGAGAGAAGGAGGAGCAGATCCGCGAACTGCTGGAGGAGGGTGAGAAGCTGTCCAAGCAGCAGCTGCAGCACTCCAACATCATCAAGAAGCTGCGTGTgaaggagaaggagagcgagaccAAAATCACCAAACAGAACAAGAAGCTGAAAGAGCAGGAGGAAGAGCTCAAACACCTACAGCAG GTTCTGGATGagaaggaggaagtggaggagcaGCACAGGGACAACATTAAGAAGCTGAACGTGGTGGTGGAGCGCCAGGAGAAGGACATTGTCAAACTCCAGAGTGACTCAGAGGAGCTCTTGGAAAACAACAGGAGCCTGCAGGCTGCCCTCGACAACTCCTACAA GGAACTGGCTGCACTGCACAAAGCCAAGGCTAGCCATGCCAGCGAGGCCCAGGAGGCTGCTCTGAGCAGGGAGACCCAGGCCAAGGAGGAGCTGGCTCTGGTCCTGGTGAAGGCCCAGGAGGAGGCCCGCATGCAGCAGGATGCTCTGGTCAACCAGGTGGCTGATCTGCGGCTGGCTCTGCAGAGGGCTGAACAGCAGCAGGCCAGGAAAGAAGACTACCTGAGGGAGGAGATCAGTGACCTGCAGCAG AGACTGCAGGGGGCGGAGACCAGGAACCAGGAGCTGAGTCAGAGTGTTACCTCTGCAACGAGGCCGCTGCTCAGACAGATCGAGAACCTGCAGGCCTCGCTGGGGGGCCAGACAGCATCATGGGAGAAACTGGAGAAGAGCATCTCAGATCGACTAG TGGAAGCACAGGCCCAGCTGGCTGTTGCCGTGGAAAAGGAGCGTGCAGCAACTGAGGAGCTGATGGCCATTAAGGCCCAGCTGGCCTCACTGGAGTCCCAGAATTCCCTGCTTCGACAAGAGAAAGGGCGTCTCCACGGTCAGCTGGACGCAGAGAAGACCAGGCGGGAGAAACTGGAGGATGACAGCAGCAG GGAGCATGTGGAGCTGGAGAATCTGAGGGGAGAGCACACTCGAACACAGGAGGAGGCCAAGAAGGAGAAG ctcctcctgACCAATCAGCTGGAGATGGAGAAAATGAAGGTGGAGCAAGAGAAGAAGAAATGCTACCTAGCACAAGAGGCCCTGAAGGAAAAG GAGCGGAAGATATTGGTTCACTCTGTGGGCGAGCCCCCAGCCTCATCCACCCCCTCCCTGTCCCGTTCCAGCTCCATCAGCGGGGTAGACCATGCCGGCCTGCACTCCTCCTTCTCCCAG GAGGACTCTCTGGGTCACTCGTTGGGGACGATGACGATGTCTATGAGTGGGACCAACCTGTATGAGGCGGCTCGGCTCAGTGGAGGCTCCAGCATCATAGAGAACCTGCAATCCCAGCTCAAACTCCGAGAGGGAGAGATAGCACAGCTACAG CTGGAGATCGCTAGTCTGGAGAGGACTCGCTCGTCCATGGCGGAGGAGATGGTCAGATTGACCAATCAGAATGAGGAGATGGAGGACAGTGTGAAGGAGATCCCCACACTGAAAGTACAACTTCAG GAGCTGGAGCAGAGACACAACACCATCCTCCAGATGTATGGAGAGAAGGCTGAGGAGGCAGAGGAGCTGAGACTCGACCTGGAGGACGTCAAGAACATGTTCAAAACCCAGATTGACGAACTGCTCAAGAACCAGAAGTAG
- the tmf1 gene encoding TATA element modulatory factor isoform X1, translated as MSWFSSTQLSSFAKQALTTAQKSIDRVLDIKEDEWGDTVVMPYDDLPGKTPLSGGWGMTQWDSTPEECTTTLPPSSEAITTPVTRMVVDETENFFSAFLPSGELQGVMDTQVVSVPPTKSHRRPQEKDEEDKDTVVKDDVDPHKTGLTETNRLEDQEATENQAVLIESSSLWSSSEIVLVQTPDPPVLAQGDSPDDTDSPLISESWIESTVDDTTAVSEDAQTERPFTPSETQPDYDDHISEPTVNTELEPPFNPSPPTPPREILLEAKDPKAGDRQSDTPSPKSEDRQSNTPSPPVSAFSSGTSTTSDIEVLDHESVQSESSASSRQEIAEAKAGLHLMQGSFQLLSASACGDFPRLEDYPKLTESCGSSSDAFERIDSFSMQSLDSRSVSEVNSDDEIPGSRTLASVTAGPTPSPPVRVATTAQEREEEEEEEQQQEEEEDEEGLTETMKDQSLDENEMEESGRSATPVNSEQPEDLIEQESEADVTLSGPTPGHEEQLPPPITEEKRGVSTCQILELQKVIDELSSRLEKRELQLLSVSKDKARLEEECDNLKDEVIGLKEESSSVQSLKEEFTQRIADTERKAQLACKERDIAKKEIKGMREELSTRLNSNETMEIIREKEEQIRELLEEGEKLSKQQLQHSNIIKKLRVKEKESETKITKQNKKLKEQEEELKHLQQVLDEKEEVEEQHRDNIKKLNVVVERQEKDIVKLQSDSEELLENNRSLQAALDNSYKELAALHKAKASHASEAQEAALSRETQAKEELALVLVKAQEEARMQQDALVNQVADLRLALQRAEQQQARKEDYLREEISDLQQRLQGAETRNQELSQSVTSATRPLLRQIENLQASLGGQTASWEKLEKSISDRLVEAQAQLAVAVEKERAATEELMAIKAQLASLESQNSLLRQEKGRLHGQLDAEKTRREKLEDDSSREHVELENLRGEHTRTQEEAKKEKLLLTNQLEMEKMKVEQEKKKCYLAQEALKEKVDLFINERKILVHSVGEPPASSTPSLSRSSSISGVDHAGLHSSFSQEDSLGHSLGTMTMSMSGTNLYEAARLSGGSSIIENLQSQLKLREGEIAQLQLEIASLERTRSSMAEEMVRLTNQNEEMEDSVKEIPTLKVQLQELEQRHNTILQMYGEKAEEAEELRLDLEDVKNMFKTQIDELLKNQK; from the exons ATGAGTTGGTTCAGTTCTACCCAACTGTCAAGCTTTGCCAAACAAGCTTTGACAACAGCTCAGAAGTCCATCGACCGAGTACTGGACATTAAAGAAGACGAATGGGGTGACACAGTGGTAATGCCTTATGACG ATCTACCAGGGAAGACTCCATTGAGTGGTGGATGGGGGATGACACAATGGGACTCTACCCCGGAGGAATGCACCACAACTCTCCCCCCATCATCTGAGGCCATCACGACCCCTGTCACCCGCATGGTTGTGGATGAAACAGAGAACTTCTTCAGTGCTTTTCTGCCCTCAGGAGAGCTCCAGGGTGTTATGGACACCCAGGTTGTCTCTGTGCCGCCCACCAAGTCCCACAGGCGGCCACaggagaaggatgaggaggaCAAGGATACTGTGGTTAAGGATGACGTGGACCCTCACAAGACAGGCCTGACAGAGACCAACAGACTGGAAGACCAGGAAGCTACTGAGAACCAGGCTGTCCTGATTGAGTCCTCAAGTCTATGGTCTTCCTCTGAAATCGTTCTCGTTCAGACACCAGACCCTCCAGTCCTGGCTCAGGGTGATTCTCCTGATGACACTGACAGTCCACTAATCAGTGAGAGCTGGATAGAATCAACTGTGGATGATACAACTGCTGTTTCTGAGGATGCACAAACCGAACGACCATTTACTCCCTCAGAAACCCAACCTGATTATGATGATCACATCTCTGAACCCACCGTCAACACTGAACTGGAGCCCCCCTTCAATCCATCTCCTCCCACACCCCCTAGGGAAATCTTATTGGAGGCCAAAGACCCCAAAGCGGGGGACAGGCAGAGTGACACACCCTCCCCTAAATCGGAGGACAGACAGAGCAacaccccctcccctcctgtcAGCGCCTTCTCCTCAGGCACCTCCACCACCAGTGATATTGAGGTTTTGGACCATGAGAGTGTACAGAGTGAGAGTTCAGCCAGTTCCAGGCAGGAGATAGCAGAGGCCAAAGCAGGCCTCCACCTGATGCAGGGCTCCttccagcttctctcagcctcTGCCTGTGGGGACTTCCCCCGCTTGGAGGACTACCCCAAGCTGACCGAGAGCTGTGGATCCTCCTCAGATGCCTTTGAACGCATCGACTCGTTCAGCATGCAGTCCCTGGACAGCCGCAGTGTCAGCGAAGTCAACTCTGATGATGAGATCCCAGGGAGCCGGACGCTGGCATCTGTCACCGCAGGGCCCACGCCTTCGCCGCCTGTCAGAGTGGCAACCACTGCACAGGAacgggaagaagaagaggaggaggagcagcagcaggaggaggaagaagacgaGGAGGGGCTAACAGAAACAATGAAGGATCAGTCTCTGGATGAGAATGAGATGGAGGAGAGTGGTCGCAGTGCCACGCCTGTTAACAGCGAGCAGCCTGAGGACCTAATAGAACAGGAATCAGAGGCGGACGTCACGCTGTCAGGTCCCACCCCTGGCCATGAGGAACAGTTACCCCCACCAATAACGGAAGAGAAAAGAGGGGTGTCAACATGTCAGATTCTGGAGCTTCAAAAG GTAATTGATGAGCTGTCAAGCCGCCTTGAGAAGAGGGAGTTACAGCTGCTGTCAGTCAGCAAAGACAAGGCCAGGCTGGAGGAGGAGTGTGACAACCTTAAAGA TGAGGTGATAGGTCTTAAGGAGGAGAGTTCCAGTGTGCAGTCTCTGAAGGAGGAGTTCACTCAGCGCATCGCAGACACAGAGAGGAAAGCCCAGCTAGCGTGCAAGGAGAGGGATATTGCCAAGAAG GAGATAAAGGGGATGAGGGAAGAGCTGTCCACCAGACTGAACTCCAACGAGACTATGGAGATCATCAGAGAGAAGGAGGAGCAGATCCGCGAACTGCTGGAGGAGGGTGAGAAGCTGTCCAAGCAGCAGCTGCAGCACTCCAACATCATCAAGAAGCTGCGTGTgaaggagaaggagagcgagaccAAAATCACCAAACAGAACAAGAAGCTGAAAGAGCAGGAGGAAGAGCTCAAACACCTACAGCAG GTTCTGGATGagaaggaggaagtggaggagcaGCACAGGGACAACATTAAGAAGCTGAACGTGGTGGTGGAGCGCCAGGAGAAGGACATTGTCAAACTCCAGAGTGACTCAGAGGAGCTCTTGGAAAACAACAGGAGCCTGCAGGCTGCCCTCGACAACTCCTACAA GGAACTGGCTGCACTGCACAAAGCCAAGGCTAGCCATGCCAGCGAGGCCCAGGAGGCTGCTCTGAGCAGGGAGACCCAGGCCAAGGAGGAGCTGGCTCTGGTCCTGGTGAAGGCCCAGGAGGAGGCCCGCATGCAGCAGGATGCTCTGGTCAACCAGGTGGCTGATCTGCGGCTGGCTCTGCAGAGGGCTGAACAGCAGCAGGCCAGGAAAGAAGACTACCTGAGGGAGGAGATCAGTGACCTGCAGCAG AGACTGCAGGGGGCGGAGACCAGGAACCAGGAGCTGAGTCAGAGTGTTACCTCTGCAACGAGGCCGCTGCTCAGACAGATCGAGAACCTGCAGGCCTCGCTGGGGGGCCAGACAGCATCATGGGAGAAACTGGAGAAGAGCATCTCAGATCGACTAG TGGAAGCACAGGCCCAGCTGGCTGTTGCCGTGGAAAAGGAGCGTGCAGCAACTGAGGAGCTGATGGCCATTAAGGCCCAGCTGGCCTCACTGGAGTCCCAGAATTCCCTGCTTCGACAAGAGAAAGGGCGTCTCCACGGTCAGCTGGACGCAGAGAAGACCAGGCGGGAGAAACTGGAGGATGACAGCAGCAG GGAGCATGTGGAGCTGGAGAATCTGAGGGGAGAGCACACTCGAACACAGGAGGAGGCCAAGAAGGAGAAG ctcctcctgACCAATCAGCTGGAGATGGAGAAAATGAAGGTGGAGCAAGAGAAGAAGAAATGCTACCTAGCACAAGAGGCCCTGAAGGAAAAGGTAGATCTATTTATCAAT GAGCGGAAGATATTGGTTCACTCTGTGGGCGAGCCCCCAGCCTCATCCACCCCCTCCCTGTCCCGTTCCAGCTCCATCAGCGGGGTAGACCATGCCGGCCTGCACTCCTCCTTCTCCCAG GAGGACTCTCTGGGTCACTCGTTGGGGACGATGACGATGTCTATGAGTGGGACCAACCTGTATGAGGCGGCTCGGCTCAGTGGAGGCTCCAGCATCATAGAGAACCTGCAATCCCAGCTCAAACTCCGAGAGGGAGAGATAGCACAGCTACAG CTGGAGATCGCTAGTCTGGAGAGGACTCGCTCGTCCATGGCGGAGGAGATGGTCAGATTGACCAATCAGAATGAGGAGATGGAGGACAGTGTGAAGGAGATCCCCACACTGAAAGTACAACTTCAG GAGCTGGAGCAGAGACACAACACCATCCTCCAGATGTATGGAGAGAAGGCTGAGGAGGCAGAGGAGCTGAGACTCGACCTGGAGGACGTCAAGAACATGTTCAAAACCCAGATTGACGAACTGCTCAAGAACCAGAAGTAG